One segment of Anatilimnocola aggregata DNA contains the following:
- a CDS encoding MinD/ParA family ATP-binding protein, with the protein MAEPTSDNTTSNPKQSTMRDQADPLRNLVLRQSAAGVDGTQSRMIVIAGGKSGLGVTTLTVNLAVALARHGLRTVLIDADMQHADAALLCGCATSPNLGEVLASRRDIHEVLQRGPGGIQLVPGVAFENSSAACTPKAQQRFLRQLHSLSKHVDVVVVDAGSAPTELARQLWACSDEILLVTSPDVVAVMDSYSAVKTMFAPAATSSRLQLVVNQAEGPAEAADVFRRIDQSCQRFLGVSLELATDLPGDLQAKQAACHGVPVLLLAPQSPLSRSIDHLADSLLAHDEALPEQEIRRVA; encoded by the coding sequence ATGGCAGAGCCGACCAGCGACAACACGACCAGCAACCCTAAGCAATCCACCATGCGTGATCAGGCCGACCCATTGCGAAACCTCGTCCTCCGCCAATCGGCGGCAGGAGTCGACGGTACGCAGTCGCGCATGATCGTGATTGCCGGCGGCAAGTCGGGGTTGGGCGTGACGACTTTAACGGTCAATCTCGCAGTGGCTCTTGCCCGCCATGGCCTGCGAACCGTACTCATCGATGCCGACATGCAACACGCCGATGCGGCCCTGCTGTGTGGTTGCGCAACTTCTCCCAATCTGGGCGAAGTTCTGGCTTCGCGGCGCGACATTCACGAAGTATTGCAGCGTGGTCCGGGGGGCATTCAATTAGTGCCCGGTGTCGCGTTCGAAAACTCGAGCGCAGCCTGCACTCCCAAGGCTCAACAGCGGTTCCTGCGTCAGCTTCACTCGCTCAGCAAGCATGTCGACGTGGTGGTTGTTGATGCCGGCAGTGCGCCGACCGAACTTGCTCGCCAGTTATGGGCTTGCTCCGATGAAATATTGCTCGTCACCAGTCCCGATGTCGTGGCGGTGATGGATTCTTACTCGGCCGTCAAAACCATGTTCGCGCCTGCTGCAACGAGCTCGCGCTTGCAACTGGTCGTGAATCAAGCGGAAGGACCGGCCGAAGCGGCCGACGTCTTCCGCCGTATCGATCAATCGTGTCAGCGGTTCTTGGGTGTCTCGCTAGAGTTGGCGACCGACCTGCCGGGCGACCTGCAAGCCAAGCAAGCGGCGTGTCACGGCGTGCCGGTGCTGTTGCTAGCTCCGCAGTCGCCGCTGAGTCGTTCGATCGATCACCTGGCCGACTCACTCCTGGCTCACGACGAAGCACTTCCAGAACAGGAAATCCGTCGCGTAGCCTGA
- a CDS encoding DUF6690 family protein — MFNRGMLFLIVLGAAIVVPYVMFDDGLSKTAKSEYQRFFGGSGATADSSSSSFSWFQNQPPQLPLDQGPALPPVSLEEALRMDISPVWVTSRWARVSTVLGDTDQMGMRVALVSGTQSHDVAGSLTYYFDKHHQLQRVTFTGLTGDESRVITHLMNKFGLRPVPTVAAGLYQAPAGAGKTSMAQVNHLPVVRASEANSRCELAVDLYRPGPIVPVSAAKQPEQPRGQNTPGPRIW; from the coding sequence ATGTTCAATCGGGGAATGCTGTTCTTGATCGTGCTTGGTGCGGCGATCGTTGTCCCTTACGTCATGTTCGACGATGGCCTCTCGAAAACGGCCAAGAGCGAATATCAGCGCTTCTTCGGCGGTAGTGGAGCGACTGCCGACAGCAGTTCCAGCAGCTTCTCCTGGTTTCAGAACCAGCCACCGCAATTGCCGCTCGATCAGGGCCCCGCGTTACCTCCCGTCAGTCTGGAAGAAGCGCTGCGGATGGACATCAGCCCGGTCTGGGTTACGTCTCGTTGGGCACGAGTGAGCACGGTGTTAGGCGACACCGATCAAATGGGCATGCGCGTGGCACTCGTCAGCGGCACCCAGTCGCACGACGTGGCGGGCTCGCTGACTTACTATTTCGATAAACATCATCAGCTGCAGCGCGTGACGTTCACAGGCTTGACCGGCGATGAAAGCCGAGTCATCACTCACTTGATGAACAAGTTTGGGCTGCGTCCCGTCCCGACTGTTGCCGCGGGGCTCTACCAAGCGCCTGCTGGTGCCGGCAAAACGAGCATGGCTCAAGTCAACCATTTGCCCGTCGTGCGAGCATCGGAGGCCAATTCTCGCTGTGAGCTCGCCGTCGACCTCTATCGCCCCGGGCCGATCGTCCCGGTTTCGGCCGCTAAGCAGCCAGAGCAACCACGCGGTCAGAATACACCTGGCCCGCGCATTTGGTAG
- a CDS encoding FliA/WhiG family RNA polymerase sigma factor, which yields MTTTTVAPVAAAPVLEIDEVWKRYKADQSCKEHRNRLVENYLPLVKYNGERIWARLPEGVELDDLISAGIFGLMDAIDAFDMNRGVKFETYCVPRIRGAMLDELRTMDWVPRLVRSKASKLGEATKTLEARLGRHPSVLELSAHMELPVPELERMITEASAVNLISLNKKWYETDSYKDVREIDILEDKKGEDPTKRIQKNDLMRLVTKGLNRNERLIIILYYYEELTMKEIGATLDLSESRVSQMHSSIVARLQTQLGRRRPEFGH from the coding sequence ATGACGACCACCACGGTTGCCCCTGTTGCTGCAGCACCTGTTCTCGAGATTGATGAAGTATGGAAGCGTTACAAGGCGGATCAAAGCTGCAAGGAACATCGAAACCGGCTGGTTGAGAACTACCTTCCGCTCGTCAAATACAACGGCGAACGAATCTGGGCTCGCTTGCCCGAAGGTGTGGAACTCGACGACCTGATTTCGGCTGGCATCTTCGGTTTGATGGATGCCATCGACGCTTTCGACATGAATCGCGGCGTCAAGTTCGAGACATATTGCGTGCCGCGTATTCGCGGTGCCATGCTCGACGAACTCCGCACGATGGACTGGGTGCCGCGACTCGTTCGCAGCAAGGCCAGCAAACTCGGCGAAGCCACCAAGACTCTGGAAGCCCGCCTCGGCCGGCATCCTTCGGTGCTCGAACTCTCGGCACACATGGAATTGCCGGTGCCCGAACTTGAGCGGATGATCACCGAAGCTTCGGCGGTCAATCTCATCAGCCTGAACAAGAAGTGGTACGAAACCGACAGCTACAAAGACGTCCGCGAGATTGACATTCTCGAAGACAAAAAGGGCGAGGATCCGACCAAGCGGATTCAAAAGAATGACCTGATGCGTCTCGTCACCAAGGGGCTGAATCGGAACGAACGCCTGATCATCATTCTTTATTACTACGAAGAACTGACCATGAAGGAAATCGGCGCGACGCTCGACCTGAGCGAAAGCCGGGTCAGTCAGATGCACAGCAGCATCGTCGCCCGCCTGCAAACACAGCTCGGCCGTCGCCGTCCTGAGTTTGGTCACTAA